The genome window tttgacaaattttataaaatttgaccaattttcaacaaatttctgcaatttttaacatgtttatatacaaaaaaaatattgtcaaaatATGTTTCCTATAAGTTTCctaacaaaactgaaaaattcaaaaatgtccaattttacggcgaattgccggaaaaattaacttttgcagatgaaatttgaaaattggcgtCGAAATTGGTTGGATTtactcgaaatttcaatttttcttatgtttaggcttaggtttaggctcaggcttaggcttaggcttaggcgtagacttagacttaggcttaggtgtagacttagacttaggcttagcctcagtcttcggcttaggctcaggcctaggtttaggcttaaacCTAGGCTCAGGCCTAGACTGGAGCAAGTTTCCAAATTGGTCACATAACATTAccagaaattgccaaaataattggaaaaaaaacctccCAAAACTCACATTAAAAACCCTCAAATTCTCCTTTGCCTGAAACCTAACAGGCAACGTGTAATTCCTCACAGCCTCCTCGGGTCTCTCCAAAAACTcgttgacaattttcaagttaaaccaccgatttccaagaaaaatgagCATCGGGAGGAAATTCATAGCAATTAGGAATATGAGAACATTTATGAATTTCATCAAGTTATATGTGAGCAGGTAGACAATGCTCAGGACCATAAAttgttgaaacaaaataattagaaatagTAGATAAAGCCTCCGAGTAttctcatagtttttgataaaaatcgatGCGAAAGTGCGCTCCAATGACAGTATAAATAAACAAGTTGACATAAGAATCATATAATACCACGTGGCAACTCCGCCAACCAAAATACCACGAGGCAATGACCCATAGACTGTAATCATTTCTGTGACGTCATCAGTCCACCAATGACTATTCAGATTTCCGGtttcaatttggaaaatgcCAGTGGAATATggaattagaaatattttcccAATTATCGAAAACTTCCAACTTAAAACTATTATTGCCAAAAGCGTGTTGAAATTGGTGTGAAAAGCTTTTGTGGTGAGAATTATATAGCCAGAAATTACAGAGTAGATGAGCgctaaaatcgataaaagaaGCTCGGCGAGCAAAAGCCCCCGATAGAAATATCTGGTGTAACAGGAGTCGTTTAGAGTGTAGATTGGGAGCCATATGGTACTGAAGGAGCTATTTTTGAGCAGAAATATCATTACCGAGTTGAAGCTTTAAGGTGAAGCTAGCTGGAAATaaaggaaaaaggaaaaacttaaaaaagcAGGATTCGGGAAGTTCACCTGTCGGAGTCACGtcactttctggaaaatactAGAGGCCAACTGTTGTTTCTGGGGGGTTTTTGGGCTGGAAACTTCTGCAActcttgaaaattccaaaaaagtttaacgGATAGTTTTTCGACAACTTTCGCTAACTTTTTGACCCTTTGGGCACATCGCCAacttttaacaatttgaatacaattttgaagcaatttttggcaatttacggtagggcttccatgggaggcaggcgcggtttcagggcctgacgcCAGCCTTCAACCTGCCTGCCTGacgtcgacaaattcggcaaatcggcaaattgctggttgGCCAattagccggaaattttcaattccggaaatttgccggtttgccgatttgccagatatcagatttgccggaaatgtttagagtgattttttatcagaccgaaacacttaaaactagTTTTTACTGTGTCTGTTTaaactgtgtctttttgaatttttccgtttttcttagatattttcatagaatttgctttttttttaaatagatgtaggaacattcatagaatGTGCTTAGTTTTGCCattcgaaattaaaattctgaagtttccaaaaaagaagtgcgaaaccacaatttgccaaaaattttcggcaaattcggcaaatcggcaatttgccggaaatttcaatcccggcaatttgccgatttgccgatttgctggaaaaatcgtttgccgtcCACCCCTGGTTATTTtgccgcggccgacacttttctggttccgcgccgcactatacaggTATGACTAATAGAAGATCAGAAATTATAATCAAAAAGCAAGCGATTTGACACAGGAGGCGCGATCGAGGCGCGAGGCAGGCGTAGGTTGTAGCAAGGCAGGCGAGGCAGGCGTTTTGGTGCCTTACGGCAGTtcttaggattttttttgtgaatattctCGATTCTTTTCAACACCTTTAAATCAGAGATCTTTGCCTCATTTCAATCTAGTTTTACCCTCAAAATGCCCACATCATAATGCCCGACAACCAAACCAATAATTAGATTACACAAATGTTCATTATTTTCGAAGcctcttttttt of Caenorhabditis elegans chromosome II contains these proteins:
- the sre-53 gene encoding Serpentine Receptor, class E (Epsilon) (Partially confirmed by transcript evidence), with the translated sequence MIFLLKNSSFSTIWLPIYTLNDSCYTRYFYRGLLLAELLLSILALIYSVISGYIILTTKAFHTNFNTLLAIIVLSWKFSIIGKIFLIPYSTGIFQIETGNLNSHWWTDDVTEMITVYGSLPRGILVGGVATWYYMILMSTCLFILSLERTFASIFIKNYENTRRLYLLFLIILFQQFMVLSIVYLLTYNLMKFINVLIFLIAMNFLPMLIFLGNRWFNLKIVNEFLERPEEAVRNYTLPVRFQAKENLRVFNLTVRVTVVGFIAILFALLCIITLTLEWVPSLDTFLIYCFENIVHLNPLVICPVLILSVSTWSKSLLSTRLPLLHKLTRIALQQPQLTKNAPTQQQETDTYFSQLQNVWEQKPIVS